In one Pseudomonas sp. MM211 genomic region, the following are encoded:
- the htpG gene encoding molecular chaperone HtpG, whose amino-acid sequence MSVETQKETLGFQTEVKQLLHLMIHSLYSNKEIFLRELISNASDAVDKLRFEALAKPELLEGGADLKIRVTFDKDAKTVTLEDNGIGMSREETIVHLGTIAKSGTADFLKNLSGDQKKDSSLIGQFGVGFYSAFIVADQVEVFTRRAGLPAGEGVHWASKGEGDFEIATVEKAERGTRIVLHLKSEEVEFADGWRLRNVIKKYSDHIGLPIELPKESHGEEQDKPAEPEWEVVNRASALWTRPRTEVTDEQYQEFYKHVSHDFDNPLSWSHNKVEGKLEYTSLLYVPGRAPFDLYQREAPRGLKLYVQRVFIMDQADEFLPLYLRFIKGVVDSNDLSLNVSREILQKDPVIDSMKSALTKRVLDMLEKLAKNDPEQYKSFWKNFGQVLKEGPAEDFANKEKIAGLLRFASTAEGEGEQVVSLGDYIGRLKEGQDKVYFLTGESYAQVKNSPHLEVFRKKGIEVLLLTDRIDEWLMSYLTEFDGKSFVDVARGDLDLGSLDSEEDKKAQEEVAKSKEGLVERLKSALGEQVAEVRVSHRLTDSPAILAIGEQDLGLQMRQILEASGQKVPDSKPIFEFNPNHPLIEKLDAEPDEDRFGDLSHILFDQAALAAGDSLKDPAAYVQRLNKLLVELSA is encoded by the coding sequence ATGAGTGTGGAAACTCAAAAAGAAACCCTGGGCTTCCAGACAGAAGTGAAGCAACTGCTGCACCTCATGATTCACTCGCTGTATTCCAACAAGGAAATTTTCCTTCGCGAGTTGATCTCCAATGCCTCCGACGCCGTCGACAAGTTGCGTTTCGAGGCATTGGCCAAGCCAGAATTGCTCGAGGGTGGCGCTGATCTGAAGATCCGTGTGACCTTCGACAAAGACGCCAAGACCGTCACCCTCGAAGACAACGGCATCGGCATGAGCCGCGAAGAAACCATCGTGCATCTGGGTACCATTGCCAAGTCCGGCACTGCCGACTTCCTCAAGAATCTCTCCGGTGACCAGAAGAAAGACTCGAGCCTGATCGGTCAATTTGGCGTGGGCTTCTACTCCGCGTTCATCGTCGCCGACCAGGTTGAAGTGTTCACTCGTCGCGCCGGTTTGCCCGCAGGCGAAGGCGTGCACTGGGCTTCGAAAGGAGAGGGCGATTTTGAGATCGCTACCGTCGAGAAAGCCGAGCGTGGTACTCGTATCGTCCTGCACCTCAAAAGTGAGGAAGTGGAATTTGCCGATGGCTGGCGTCTGCGCAACGTCATCAAGAAATACTCCGACCATATCGGCCTACCGATCGAGCTGCCGAAAGAAAGCCATGGCGAAGAGCAGGACAAGCCGGCCGAGCCGGAGTGGGAAGTGGTCAACCGCGCCAGTGCGCTGTGGACGCGGCCACGTACCGAGGTCACCGACGAGCAGTACCAGGAATTCTACAAACACGTTTCTCACGACTTCGACAACCCGCTGAGCTGGAGCCACAACAAGGTCGAAGGCAAGCTGGAATACACCTCGTTGCTCTACGTGCCCGGCCGTGCGCCGTTCGACCTGTACCAGCGTGAAGCGCCGCGCGGCCTGAAACTGTACGTACAGCGCGTATTCATCATGGATCAGGCGGACGAGTTCCTGCCCCTGTACCTGCGCTTCATCAAGGGCGTGGTCGACTCCAACGACCTGTCGCTGAACGTCTCCCGCGAAATCCTCCAGAAGGATCCGGTGATCGACTCCATGAAGTCGGCACTGACCAAGCGCGTGCTGGACATGCTGGAGAAGCTGGCGAAGAACGATCCCGAGCAGTACAAGTCGTTCTGGAAGAACTTCGGCCAGGTGCTCAAAGAAGGCCCGGCGGAAGACTTCGCCAACAAGGAGAAGATCGCCGGCCTGCTGCGCTTCGCCTCCACTGCCGAAGGCGAGGGCGAGCAGGTGGTTTCCCTGGGCGACTACATCGGTCGTCTCAAGGAAGGCCAGGACAAGGTCTACTTCCTCACCGGCGAATCCTACGCGCAGGTCAAGAACAGCCCGCACCTGGAGGTCTTCCGCAAGAAAGGCATCGAAGTGCTGCTGCTCACCGACCGTATCGACGAGTGGCTGATGAGCTACCTTACCGAGTTCGACGGTAAGTCGTTCGTCGACGTTGCCCGTGGTGACCTGGATCTGGGCTCGCTGGACTCGGAAGAGGACAAGAAGGCCCAGGAAGAAGTCGCCAAGAGCAAGGAAGGCCTGGTCGAGCGTCTGAAAAGCGCGCTGGGCGAGCAGGTCGCGGAAGTCCGTGTCTCCCATCGCCTGACCGACTCGCCAGCCATCCTGGCCATCGGTGAACAGGATCTGGGTCTGCAGATGCGCCAGATTCTCGAGGCCAGCGGCCAGAAGGTGCCGGATTCGAAGCCGATCTTCGAATTCAACCCGAACCACCCGTTGATCGAGAAGCTGGATGCCGAGCCGGACGAAGATCGTTTCGGCGACCTGTCGCACATCCTCTTCGACCAGGCTGCGCTGGCAGCAGGCGACAGCCTGAAAGATCCAGCCGCCTACGTGCAGCGCCTGAACAAGCTATTGGTCGAGCTCTCTGCCTGA